The following are encoded together in the Coffea arabica cultivar ET-39 chromosome 1c, Coffea Arabica ET-39 HiFi, whole genome shotgun sequence genome:
- the LOC140006493 gene encoding DNA repair protein recA homolog 3, mitochondrial-like isoform X2 — MLLPSDALCFCNLSLRFIGKACWGHPLNSHTFPPKEENPSQMSKKDLVLRQAMDKITASFGKGSIMWLGRSTPVKQVPVVSIGSFALDIALGIGGLPKGKASQDGSFV; from the exons ATGCTTCTTCCCTCGGATGCACTCTGTTTCTGCAACCTCTCTCTCAG ATTTATAGGAAAGGCTTGTTGGGGGCATCCACTCAACTCTCATACTTTTCCACCAAAAG AAGAAAATCCAAGTCAGATGTCAAAGAAAGATTTGGTGCTCAGGCAGGCAATGGATAAGATCACTGCATCATTTGGAAAAGGTTCTATCATGTGGCTTGGCCGCTCTACCCCTGTCAAACAAGTTCCAGTTGTGTCTATAGGTTCATTTGCTCTGGATATTGCACTTGGGATTGGAGGACTTCCAAAG